DNA from Campylobacter sp. RM5004:
ATTAAAGAAGTTTTAAATAATATTAATAACGAAGAAATTATTAAAGCTTCTAAATTAAAAACTTTAGAAATATCTAAACAATTTCCATTATATAAGGATTTAAAATGCTAACAAGTAATGATATAGCTCTTATTAAAATGATTAATTCACATTATTTCATTAAAAGAGATAATATAGTAAGCAAAATAGAGCATAAAGGTAGAACTTTTTATAATAAATACGAAAGAATTAATGAATTTTTATCACCAAGCCTTATGAGAGAGCATGCAGAAGGTAAAATCATAATCGCACATAATCTAGTAAATGCTCAAGATAAAGTAGAAAATATTGTATTTGATTACAATGGTTTTAATACTGAAAAGTTTTGGCACAGAGCACAATTATTATTAAGAGAAGAAGGTTTTATTAATTTTACAGCTTATAAAAGCAAAACTCCAGGACATTTACATCTTTATATTCATAAAGGTCATACAGCTTTTACTGAAGGTTGTGGGTTAGCTAATAAATTAAGCGCAATGTTAGCTCAAAAAATGCCTGTTGAATGGAGAGTATTCCCTACTCTTGATATGCCAAAAGAATATAATATATTAGCACTACCTTATGAAATTTACCAAAAAGAGCGTGGAGCGTCTTGGTCAAAACATATGTAAAGGATGAAAAATGCAAGAACACAATAAATTTGAAGATTTGGTATTAGAAAACAACAATAAGAAAAATAAACAAAAGCAAGTTTTATTTAAAATCATTATGGTAATTATTGTATTTTTAATAGTACTAATAATTTTTAAAATTGTAGGAAGTAGTGATAATTCAAAACCTGCTTTACCTCCGATAGAGCCTAGTGCAAAATTTGAACAAAAAAGTCAAGATAATGAAGTATTTGAGAATTTAAAAAGCGAAAACGATGGCTTTAGCGATGATTTTTCTTCATTAGAAGAAAGACTTAAAAAAGAAAATAACATAGTTGAAGCAGAACCTAAAAAATCTCAAGAAGTTCAAAATGTTGTAAAAGAATTAGCAAAAGTAACTCCTATAAAAGAAGAAGTTAAACAAGCTACCCAAGAAACAACAAAAGCTCAAGAAAGTCCAAAAGAAGTAATTCAAGTAAAACAAGAAGTTAAAAAAGAAACTAAGCCTAAGCAAGAAAGCTCAGTTTTTGATACCTTGAATATATCAAAGCCAACTAATTTAGTAAAACAAGAAACTAAAGCTCCAAGCACAAGCAATCAAGGAAGCTTTATTCAAGTTTATGCTGGTAAAAACATTGACTTAAAATCTCACGAGATTAAAAAGCTTGATACTTTAGGCTTACAATATAAAGTTGTAACAGATAATAAAGGAATGAGTAGAGTTATCGTTGGCCCATATTCAAACAGCGATAAAGCAAATGCTTTAAAATACATAAGAGATAATGTGAAAAAAGACGCATTCTATTATCATGCAAAATAATAACTTTGGAGTGATAGGAAATCCTATCGCTCACTCTAAATCTCCAATAATTCATAATTTTTGGTATGAAAAATTAAATATAAAAGCAAATTACGAAAAGATTTTAGTAACAAATACAAAAGATTTAAAAGAAAATATATTAAATTATAAAGGCGTTAATATTACATTGCCTTATAAAGAAGATGTAATTAATACCGTAAATGAACAAAGCCAAGAAGTAAAAGCAATAAAAGCTGCAAATACAATTATCAATGATAATGGCTTTTTAAAGGCTTATAATACTGATATTTTTGGCTTTTATGAGCCTATAAAAAACGAAAATATAAAAAATGCTCTAATAATAGGTGCAGGTGGGGCTGCTAGAGCTGTTTATTATGCTTTAAAAGAAAATAACATAAATATTAAAGTAATTAATAGAAGTAAAAAAGAAGATTTTTTATGCGAAGTTGATACTAATTTAAAAGAATTTGAATTTGATATTTTGGTTAATACAACGAGCGCAAGTTTAAATAATCTTTTGCCACTTAATGAAGATGTTTTAAAAACCTTAGCAAAAAATGCAAAAATAGCTTATGATTTAGCTTATAATCACGATATATTTTTAAATTTTTGTAAAACTCATAATAAAAACATCAAAACACAAGATGGTCTTGATATGCTTGTTTATCAAGCAGCACTTGCTTTTAAATATTTTTGTGGAATTTATCCTAACGAAGATTTAATAAATGGTGCAAAAAAACTCATTATCTAAAAGTATTAAGGGTCTAAAATCATATATTTTTGGTAAAGAAAGCGAAAACAAAGCTCAAAATTATTTAACGAAAAATGGCTTTAAAATAATCACAACAAATTACAAATGTAAATTTGGCGAAATTGATATAATTGCAACCAAAAAGAACATTTTACATTTTATAGAAGTAAAATCTAGTAAAAACTACGAAAGTGAATATTATTTAACAGCAAGAAAACTAGAAAAAATCATAAAAACAATATATGTTTTTAAAGAGCATTTTCAAGATTATAATAATTTTGATTTTTGTATAGATTTGATAGCTATTAATAATGATAATATTAATTTCATTGAAAATATAAATTAAAAGAATTTGAAATAGGAATTAGAAAAAAACAAAACCTAAAAAATGGGAATAAAAAAAGTGGCTCCGGATGTAGGATTCGAACCTACGACCAAGCGGTTAACAGCCGCCTACTCTACCGCTGAGCTAATCCGGAATAAGTAGTTATTGTTAAGTAAAAGCGTAATAATAGCCAAGAAAATTTTATTTGTCAAGGATTTTTTAAAAAATTTTAATTTTTTTGATAAAAATTAGCTATTTTTAATAAAAATTAATGATTTTGATTTGAAAATATGTTATTTTAGCTAAAAATAAAGGAGATTTTATGAAAAAATTAATCGCTAGTAGGGTAGGGGCGTTTTATTATGAAAATGATAAAATCACGCCTTTTGAATATGATGAAGCACCAACCGAACTTATACAAAATTATAAAAGCCGTATAAATCATAGCTCAAGGATAAAAAATCCTTGCGTTAGAAAAGGCTTTTTAAATGGTGATAAAAACCGCTTTGATGATGAATATATAGAAATTAGTTGGGATGAAGCCTTTGATTTAATAGCAAAAAATCTAAAGCATTATTATGAAAAATATGGCTCAAGCAGTATTTACGCAGAAAGTTATGAGTGGGGTGGAGTAGGTAAGATTGGCTGGGGTAGAATGCTAATTCATAGACTTATAAATACTCTTGGTGGTGGGGTGTTTGAATTAGGTGATTATTCTACAGGCTCAGCAATCGCAGCTATGCCTTATGTTTTTGACACATCTGTTGTGTATGAAAAACCAACTGATTTTAAAGAGATTATAAAAAATGCTGAAGTAGTGGTATTTTGGGGTGCAAATCCCTTTGTAACTAGTAAAATCGCTCATGATATTCCTATGCACGAACACGAAAAATATCTAAAAGAAATCGCTAAAAGCAAGGAAGTGATTTTCATAGATGTTAGGGTAAATGAGAGTGCAAAGGCTATGAATGCTAAAACTCTAATTCCGAATTCAAATTCCGATATGGCAATGGCTATAGCAATGTGTAATTATCTTTATGTAAATAATCTTTATGATAAAGAATTTATCGCAAATCACACAACAGGATTTGATGAGTTTAAGGACTATTTTTTAGGCAAAATTGATGGGATTAATAAAGACTTAGCTTGGGCTAGTGATATTTGTGGCATTAGCGAAGTTGAACTTAAAAATCTAGCTTTAAAGCTTAAAAATAATCCTAGCAATATTTTATTAGGTAGGTCAATTCAAAGGCAATTAAACGGCGAATTTAACTATCTAGCAATAATTTGCTTAGCTTGTATGTGTGGGCATATTAGTAAAGATGGCTTAGGAATTGAGTTTAATTTAAGCAGTGGTTGTAAGGGCGAGAGTGCAAAAAATACCGAAAGTTTAAAGAATATTAATTCTCTTTTAGGCGAGATAAAAGGACAAAATCATTATATTCCAAGCTCAAGGCTAAATGAGTGTTTATTAAAGCCAAACTCTACTACAACTTATAAAGATGAGCTTATAAAATATCCTGATATAAAGCTTATGATAAATGCTTGTGGGGCGTATTTTACTCATCAACCAGATTCAAACGAGAGTTTAAAGGCTTTAAATAAGCTTGATTGTATCATTACTCTTGAGCCGTTTTGGACGTCTTTAGCTAAGTTTAGCGATATTGTTTTGCCTGTTGCAATTGAAGGTGAGCGATATGATATAGAACAAAGCACAAATAAAGAGATTTTGTTTGCCCTAAAGCCTATAAAAGAGCCTTTTTATAATGCTTTGAGTGATTTTACAATTTGTAAAGAAATTGCAAAAAGATTTAATAAATCTTATGAGTTTTGCAAAGATTTAGATGAATTAGAGTTAGTTAAAATGGCTTATTTAGACATTGTTAAAAGATACGAAGCAAAAGGGATTTATTTAAGTACATTTCATGAGTTTTTAGAGCGTGGATATGAGAAGGTGCAAGGCTTAAGCGAACTTGAGCCTTATACAAGATTTAAAAATATTTCTAAAATTAATCTTACTATAAAAGGCAAAATCGCAAAATACGAGATAAAAGATGAATTAGCTAGTAAATATCCATTGTTTTTAACCTCAGCACATAGTCCTTATAGACTTCATTCTCAGCTACACAATAGCGATATAAGAGATAGCGAGAATAATCTTGAACCTGTTTATTTACATACTAATTTAGCTAAGCAAAAAGGCATTAAAACAGGCGATATAGTAAGGGTTTTTAATGATAGAGGAGAATTACTCGCGGGTACAAGAGTAATTGATGATATTAATCCTAAAAGTATTTTGATTTTTCAAGGGGCTTGGTGGGATAAGTGTGATAATATGTGTATAAATGGCAATGTAAATGTATTAACTAGTGCAAATCCAAGCTCAAGCGTATCAAATAGCAACACAGCTCATACTTGCAAAGTAGATTTAGAAAAATTTCAAGGGAATTTGAAACAGGAAATTAGAGTTTTCAAAGAGCCTAAAATAATAAAAAAACCACTATAAAAGCAGAGTTTTTACTCTGCTAAAAAAAATATTTTATTTTGTATTTTTAAAATTGGAACACCTTTTGCTAAAACCTGCTTAGATATTTTATTATAAAGGATAGAAAAATGATGAGATCACTTTGGTCTGGAGTATCAGGTCTTCAGGCACACCAAATAGCAATGGACGTAGAAGGTAATAACATAGCAAACGTTAATACAACAGGCTTTAAGCACTCTCGTGCAAATTTCAGCGATTTAATGAATCAAACAAGCAAAGTTGCAACAGCTCCACAAGGAGAGCTTGGTGGTAAAAACCCTATGCAAGTTGGACTTGGAACTCAAATTAACTCAATTACTAAGATTTTTGCTCAAGGAAGTATCCAAACAACTAAGAAAAACACAGACTTAGCTATCCAAGGAGATGGATTTTTCGTAGTAAGCCCAGATGGTGGTAAAACTTATAAATATACAAGAAACGGGGACTTCGTTCGTGACGCTTATGGTAATTTCGTTGATAATAACGGATATATAGCACAAGGTTGGTTAAGAGATGAAGTAACAGGCGAAGTTGATACTACATCTCCTATTAGAAATATTGTAATTAAACCAGGTCTTACAACTCCTGCAAACCCTACAACTTTAGTAAGTTTAAAAGCAAACCTAAACTCAGGTAATAGCATAGGTGATAAAAAAACTCCTATCTATCAATTAGATAGCAATCACGAATGGACTAATATAAATGGCGATGGCATTAAGGTTGATGCGGGCGTTCATAAAGAAAACGATGTTTCACAAAATAGATTTATTACTACAAAAGACGGACAATTACGCTTAAATGAGCGTGGCGTTGATATGGGAGTATTATTTAATGCTAGTGGTGAAAGCCTTGGACTTAGAAAAGGTCAAGGAATTTGGGTTAGCTATGCAGAAGCTAGAACTCAGCAATTAACATTAGGAAATGCAGGTGTAGCAGGAGCTCCAACCATTGATAATAATGGATCATTTAATACAGCAGCTACTCTAAATATAGAAATAAACGGAACTCAAATTAGTGCTAGTGTAGCAAATATAGGAGATATGGCGGCTGCGATTAATGGAGTAAGTGGTAAAACAGGTGTAAGAGCTGATATAGTAAATGGTAATAGATTGGTTTTAATCAATGATAATAAGCAAGGCACAACAGCTGCTATGAAAAATATTATTTTAAGAGCAGGGAATGGGGGGCAACCAGACAATACAGGATTATTAACTACAGGAAATGGATATAGCGATAAAGGTGATGGAAATAACCAAAGTATAAAAGTAATTACAGCTTATCAATATACTTATGATCCAAATCCAACAAATACAACACATGCATTAAATGCAAATACAGCAAGGACATTTAATACAACAGAAGATTTAAGAGAAGCTATGCAAAAAGATGCAAGGCTTTATGTAAACTACGATGGAAGACAAGTAACAGATGCCAATTGGTTAATTCCACAAAACGGACAGCAAGGTGGAACAAAAAACGATGGTGTAGAAATAATAGTAGATGCTAAAGGACAATTCGTTATAAAAAATCCAAAAGGCGATGCATTCAATGGTGATGATGGTGATCAATTTGATATGACAACAGAAGCTATTAATAATAGAGCTAGATTATTATATCAAGCAGGTAATGGAAATGGTATGCCTCAACCTCCTGTTCAACAATGGGATCAACTAACAGCGGCACAACAAGCTGCTTTTATAGCTGCTAATCCAAATTTAACAACTCCAGCTAACACAAACACAAACGAAGATGACTTCAATATGTTCTTAAGCATTAGCAACCTAACAAACCCTGCAAATAATGTTAATGAAAACGATAAGTTTATGAAAACTATGCAAGGTATGCAAGGAGCACTTACAAGTGGAGATGGAATTCGCCAAACTCAAGGATTATATATGAGCGCACATAGTTCAAGTATTGATATATTTGACTCACTTGGAACAAAACACTCAATTAAATATGACTTCACAAAAATAGGCTACACAGATGATGGTGGAACAGAGTGGGGAATAGTAATTCAAGTTCCAGAACCATGCGAAATCAACATTAGTGGCGAAGGTCCAAAAAACGTTCTAACAGGAACAATTAGATTTAATAGTGATGGTTCATTACAAGGATTTAGCCCAAGTTCAGTTAGCTTTACAGCAAACAATGGTTCAACTCCAAATCAAAACATAGATTTTTATTTCGGTAATCCAAATGATTTTGATGGAATTACTAGCTATGATAGAGAGAGTAATACAAGTGGTATTTCTCAAGATGGCTTTAGTGGTGGAGACTTAAACGGAATTAGAATTGATGAAAGTGGAACAATCATCGGAAGCTTTACAAATGGTAGAAGCTTTGGTCTAGCACAAATTGCTATGGCAACATTTACAAATAACGAAGGTTTGGAAGCTGAAGGTGGTAACGTATTTACTCAAACTTCAAACTC
Protein-coding regions in this window:
- a CDS encoding molybdopterin-dependent oxidoreductase, which codes for MKKLIASRVGAFYYENDKITPFEYDEAPTELIQNYKSRINHSSRIKNPCVRKGFLNGDKNRFDDEYIEISWDEAFDLIAKNLKHYYEKYGSSSIYAESYEWGGVGKIGWGRMLIHRLINTLGGGVFELGDYSTGSAIAAMPYVFDTSVVYEKPTDFKEIIKNAEVVVFWGANPFVTSKIAHDIPMHEHEKYLKEIAKSKEVIFIDVRVNESAKAMNAKTLIPNSNSDMAMAIAMCNYLYVNNLYDKEFIANHTTGFDEFKDYFLGKIDGINKDLAWASDICGISEVELKNLALKLKNNPSNILLGRSIQRQLNGEFNYLAIICLACMCGHISKDGLGIEFNLSSGCKGESAKNTESLKNINSLLGEIKGQNHYIPSSRLNECLLKPNSTTTYKDELIKYPDIKLMINACGAYFTHQPDSNESLKALNKLDCIITLEPFWTSLAKFSDIVLPVAIEGERYDIEQSTNKEILFALKPIKEPFYNALSDFTICKEIAKRFNKSYEFCKDLDELELVKMAYLDIVKRYEAKGIYLSTFHEFLERGYEKVQGLSELEPYTRFKNISKINLTIKGKIAKYEIKDELASKYPLFLTSAHSPYRLHSQLHNSDIRDSENNLEPVYLHTNLAKQKGIKTGDIVRVFNDRGELLAGTRVIDDINPKSILIFQGAWWDKCDNMCINGNVNVLTSANPSSSVSNSNTAHTCKVDLEKFQGNLKQEIRVFKEPKIIKKPL
- the flgE gene encoding flagellar hook protein FlgE — translated: MMRSLWSGVSGLQAHQIAMDVEGNNIANVNTTGFKHSRANFSDLMNQTSKVATAPQGELGGKNPMQVGLGTQINSITKIFAQGSIQTTKKNTDLAIQGDGFFVVSPDGGKTYKYTRNGDFVRDAYGNFVDNNGYIAQGWLRDEVTGEVDTTSPIRNIVIKPGLTTPANPTTLVSLKANLNSGNSIGDKKTPIYQLDSNHEWTNINGDGIKVDAGVHKENDVSQNRFITTKDGQLRLNERGVDMGVLFNASGESLGLRKGQGIWVSYAEARTQQLTLGNAGVAGAPTIDNNGSFNTAATLNIEINGTQISASVANIGDMAAAINGVSGKTGVRADIVNGNRLVLINDNKQGTTAAMKNIILRAGNGGQPDNTGLLTTGNGYSDKGDGNNQSIKVITAYQYTYDPNPTNTTHALNANTARTFNTTEDLREAMQKDARLYVNYDGRQVTDANWLIPQNGQQGGTKNDGVEIIVDAKGQFVIKNPKGDAFNGDDGDQFDMTTEAINNRARLLYQAGNGNGMPQPPVQQWDQLTAAQQAAFIAANPNLTTPANTNTNEDDFNMFLSISNLTNPANNVNENDKFMKTMQGMQGALTSGDGIRQTQGLYMSAHSSSIDIFDSLGTKHSIKYDFTKIGYTDDGGTEWGIVIQVPEPCEINISGEGPKNVLTGTIRFNSDGSLQGFSPSSVSFTANNGSTPNQNIDFYFGNPNDFDGITSYDRESNTSGISQDGFSGGDLNGIRIDESGTIIGSFTNGRSFGLAQIAMATFTNNEGLEAEGGNVFTQTSNSGEPVIGAATTGGRGKIQASSLEMSNVDLSTSLTNLIVIQRGYQANSKTITTSDQMLNTLLQLKQ
- a CDS encoding DUF1882 domain-containing protein — protein: MLTSNDIALIKMINSHYFIKRDNIVSKIEHKGRTFYNKYERINEFLSPSLMREHAEGKIIIAHNLVNAQDKVENIVFDYNGFNTEKFWHRAQLLLREEGFINFTAYKSKTPGHLHLYIHKGHTAFTEGCGLANKLSAMLAQKMPVEWRVFPTLDMPKEYNILALPYEIYQKERGASWSKHM
- the aroE gene encoding shikimate dehydrogenase, which encodes MQNNNFGVIGNPIAHSKSPIIHNFWYEKLNIKANYEKILVTNTKDLKENILNYKGVNITLPYKEDVINTVNEQSQEVKAIKAANTIINDNGFLKAYNTDIFGFYEPIKNENIKNALIIGAGGAARAVYYALKENNINIKVINRSKKEDFLCEVDTNLKEFEFDILVNTTSASLNNLLPLNEDVLKTLAKNAKIAYDLAYNHDIFLNFCKTHNKNIKTQDGLDMLVYQAALAFKYFCGIYPNEDLINGAKKLII
- a CDS encoding SPOR domain-containing protein, translated to MQEHNKFEDLVLENNNKKNKQKQVLFKIIMVIIVFLIVLIIFKIVGSSDNSKPALPPIEPSAKFEQKSQDNEVFENLKSENDGFSDDFSSLEERLKKENNIVEAEPKKSQEVQNVVKELAKVTPIKEEVKQATQETTKAQESPKEVIQVKQEVKKETKPKQESSVFDTLNISKPTNLVKQETKAPSTSNQGSFIQVYAGKNIDLKSHEIKKLDTLGLQYKVVTDNKGMSRVIVGPYSNSDKANALKYIRDNVKKDAFYYHAK
- a CDS encoding YraN family protein produces the protein MVQKNSLSKSIKGLKSYIFGKESENKAQNYLTKNGFKIITTNYKCKFGEIDIIATKKNILHFIEVKSSKNYESEYYLTARKLEKIIKTIYVFKEHFQDYNNFDFCIDLIAINNDNINFIENIN